The following coding sequences are from one Panicum hallii strain FIL2 chromosome 5, PHallii_v3.1, whole genome shotgun sequence window:
- the LOC112891651 gene encoding uncharacterized protein LOC112891651, with amino-acid sequence MSGYVALCRYSSILASTPPPPPKNPDVDEIPFKSSPIESSNSHQKIRMLMRFHLSPVPSSRRTLLAGSDSRPIWPRLARPGPNRFKRQEQHRTGRTAPPPRSHTPSAMSQRPRPEAGSTAEGDEEQRLRAALRHLQAEAGVLERLVYKHRNQHRGAAYFQYLLKVGRDLKLLLGAGLAEVLNAVFPVLACRKPANTVLVPTKQTKKKPGANHSHHERLLGVARLLSQMAEPVMKAATQITFLLARSFFIDLCTAVLSLLARIRVLVQQMLLDVVSLYNKVTDLTDRKQAVKISIGGVQAFREYYPSTNDACTILDCVWVKDKFVLHEKMKGSCQETQVEDQKSFGPESSIQYETLALISEGLQLWCSLRSKD; translated from the exons ATGTCTGGTTACGTCGCCCTCTGCAGATACAGTTCGATCCTTGCATCCACGCCGCCACCCCCACCAAAAAATCCGGATGTTGATGAGATTCCATTTAAGTCCAGTCCCATCGAGTCCTCGAACTCCCACCAAAAAATCCGGATGTTGATGAGATTCCATTTAAGTCCAGTCCCATCGAGTCGTCGAACTCTTCTAGCTGGATCGGACTCGCGGCCCATCTGGCCGCGCCTCGCCCGCCCAGGCCCAAATCGGTTCAAGAGACAGGAACAGCACCGGACCGGACGgacagcgccgccaccgcgtTCTCACACGCCGTCGGCCATGTcgcagcggccgcggccggaGGCGGGTTCTACGGCGGAGGGAGACGAGGAGCAGCGGCTTCGGGCGGCGCTGCGTCACCTGCAGGCGGAGGCGGGGGTGCTCGAGCGCCTGGTGTACAAGCACCGGAACCAGCACCGCGGCGCCGCCTACTTCCAGTACCTCCTCAAG GTGGGGAGGGACCTGAAGCTGCTGCTTGGCGCCGGGCTCGCCGAGGTCCTTAACGCCGTGTTCCCCGTCCTCGCATGCCGCAAGCCGGCCAACACGGTCCTCGTCCCGACCAA GCAGACTAAGAAGAAACCTGGTGCAAACCACAGCCATCATGAGAGGCTTTTGGGTGTTGCCCGCTTGTTATCCCAG ATGGCTGAACCTGTTATGAAGGCAGCAAC TCAGATAACATTTTTACTTGCTAGATCATTCTTCATTGATCTTTGTACAGCAGTGCTTTCTTTGCTTGCACGAATAAGGGTCCTGGTCCAACAG ATGTTACTTGATGTTGTATCATTATATAATAAGGTTACAGATCTTACTGATAGGAAGCAGGCTGTTAAGATTAGCATCGGTGGAGTGCAG GCTTTCAGAGAGTACTACCCCTCTACGAATGATGCCTGCACAATTCTGGATTGTGTATGGGTGAAAGATAAATTTGTTTTGCATGAAAAGATGAAAGGTAGCTGTCAGGAAACCCAAGTTGAGGATCAGAAGTCCTTTGGTCCTGAATCTTCAATCCAGTATGAGACGCTTGCACTCATTAGTGAAG GCTTACAGCTATGGTGCAGCCTCAGAAGCAAAGACTAG
- the LOC112892922 gene encoding DEAD-box ATP-dependent RNA helicase 25-like, translating to MASGDLLLRAHAGAPVLARAFPCRLLVLTRRRRGLVSPLTAAKVGGAAAVQKRRRRDAGESLSFSRVVTRRDAVDEDEEDVEGEALQLGAGTSGGEAGGVDGSYLSDTRFDQCAISPLSLKAVKDAGYERMTEVQEATLPIILHGKDVLAKAKTGTGKTIAFLLPAIEVLSTLPHQRNQLRPPINLLVMCPTRELANQVAVEAKKLLKYHRSLGVQVVIGGTRLTQEQRSMQANPCQILVATPGRLKDHLENTPGFSTRLKGVKVLVLDEADRLLDMGFRRDIEKIIASIPRERQTLLFSATVPEEVRQISHVAMKKDYRFINTVKEGDEETHSQVSQTYMVAPLDLHFSILHDVLKKHVAEDADYKVIIFCTTAMVTKLVAEVLSQLKLNIREIHSRKSQSARTKVSDEFRKSKGLILVSSDVSARGVDYPDVTLVIQVGIPVDREQYIHRLGRTGRRGKEGQGLLLLAPWEKYFLGTVKDLSISEAAVPSVDSSVETEVKNAVRKVEMKSKECAYQAWLGYYNSNKTIGRDKSRLAHLAEEFSQSMGLPVPPAIPRNILRKMGLNNVPGLRSS from the exons ATGGCCAGCGGcgacctcctcctccgcgcccacGCCGGCGCCCCGGTCCTGGCGAGGGCCTTCCCTTGCCGCCTCCTCGTTCTgacgaggcgccgccgcggcctcgtGTCCCCCCTGACCGCCGCCAAGgtcggcggcgccgcggccgtccagaagcggcggcggagggacgCGGGGGAGAGCCTCTCGTTCTCCAGGGTGGTCACGAGGAGGGACGCTGTCGACGAGGATGAGGAGGACGTGGAAGGGGAGGCTCTGCAGCTGGGCGCGGGGACGAGTGGGGGCGAGGCGGGAGGTGTGGATGGCTCCTACCTCAGTGACACAAG GTTTGATCAGTGTGCCATTTCTCCTCTATCTTTGAAAGCTGTCAAGGATGCTGGATATGAAAGGATGACCGAGGTGCAGGAAGCAACTCTGCCCATAATCCTTCATG GCAAGGATGTTCTTGCAAAAGCAAAGACAGGAACTGGAAAAACCATTGCCTTCTTG CTTCCAGCTATTGAGGTTCTCTCCACATTGCCTCACCAGCGGAATCAGTTACGGCCACCTATAAATTTGCTGGTGATGTGTCCTACTAGGGAGCTTGCAAACCAAGTGGCTGTTGAGGCCAAGAAGCTTCTCAAGTATCATCGCTCACTGGGTGTGCAGGTTGTAATTGGTGGCACACGATTAACTCAAGAGCAACGAAGCATGCAGGCTAACCCATGTCAG ATCCTTGTTGCTACACCTGGAAGGCTTAAGGATCATCTTGAGAACACACCTGGTTTTTCTACCCGACTTAAAGGGGTGAAGGTTCTTGTTCTTGATGAAGCTGATCGCCTATTGGATATGGGATTTAGAAGGGATATTGAGAAAATAATTGCTTCAATTCCTAGAGAACGACAGACACTGTTGTTTTCTGCTACTGTTCCAGAAGAG GTCCGCCAAATTTCGCACGTGGCAATGAAGAAGGATTATAGGTTTATCAACACTGTTAAAGAAGGAGATGAGGAGACACACTCACAG GTGAGCCAGACGTACATGGTTGCACCACTAGACCTGCACTTTTCTATCCTGCATGATGTATTGAAGAAACATGTCGCTGAAGATGCAGACTACAAA GTTATTATATTCTGTACTACTGCAATGGTCACCAAACTTGTGGCTGAAGTTCTTTCTCAGCTGAAACTGAATATAAGAGAGATCCATTCCAGAAAGTCACAGTCTGCTAGAACTAAGGTCTCAGATGAATTCAGGAAGTCTAAGGGTTTGATACTGGTCAGTTCTGATGTGTCTGCTCGTGGTGTTGACTATCCCGATGTCACCCTTGTAATACAG GTTGGAATTCCTGTAGATAGAGAACAGTATATACACAGACTTGGCAGGACTGGACGGAGAGGAAAGGAAGGTCAAGGACTTTTACTGTTGGCTCCTTGGGAAAAGTATTTTCTTGGTACTGTTAAAGATTTGTCGATATCTGAGGCCGCGGTACCTTCAGTCGATTCAAGTGTTGAGACAGAA GTCAAAAATGCTGTCAGAAAAGTAGAGATGAAGAGCAAAGAATGTGCCTATCAGGCATGGCTGGGGTACTACAACTCAAACAAGACGATTGGTCGAGACAAGTCCAGGCTTGCTCACCTTGCAGAAGAGTTCAGCCAAAGCATGGGCCTTCCAGTTCCTCCAGCGATACCTAGAAACATTCTTCGTAAGATGGGTCTTAACAATGTTCCTGGGCTCCGATCATCATAA
- the LOC112892923 gene encoding probable protein phosphatase 2C 7 isoform X2, whose protein sequence is MACDGGAKEQEGPSPASAAPAVVAAARARARARAKALRPPRPRSRKGLGVRHPLKLCRFFATAQMKANARVREAGEATLVAALAAAQKESERENVEVADISGGWKSEDGSLNCGYSSIRGRRPGMEDFYDIKSSRIDDKQINFFGVFDGHGGETYKKTDADFLDAVAEGNIQVGSTASTAVLVGNHLYVANVGDSRAVISKAGKAIALSDDHKPNRSDEQKRIEDAGGIVTWSGTWRVGGILAMSRAFGNRLLKRFVVADPEIQDQEIDGELDFLILASDGLWDVVPNEHAVAFVKDEDGPEAAARKLTEIAFRRGSTDNITCIVVEFRHDNMSDGSPPSANQS, encoded by the exons ATGGCGTGCGATGGCGGCGCAAAGGAGCAGGAGGGCCCGAGCCCGGCGTCTGCGGCCCCCgccgtggtggcggcggcgagggcgagggcgagggcgagggcAAAGGCGCTGCGGCCGCCGAGGCCCAGGAGCCGCAAGGGTCTCGGCGTGCGGCACCCGCTGAAGCTCTGCCGGTTCTTCGCGACGGCCCAGATGAAGGCCAATGCCAGGGTGAGGGAGGCGGGGGAGGCGACCCTGGTGGCGGCCCTTGCGGCGGCGCAAAAGGAGAGCGAGAGGGAGAACGTGGAGGTGGCCGACATATCCGGCGGGTGGAAGAG TGAGGACGGAAGTTTAAATTGTGGGTATTCAAGCATTAGAGGTAGAAGACCAGGCATGGAAGACTTCTATGACATCAAATCGTCAAGAATTGATGATAAACAAATAAACTTCTTTGGTGTATTTGACG GTCATGGAG GTGAGACCTATAAAAAAACTGATGCTGATTTCTTGGATGCTGTTGCTGAAGGAAATATTCAGGTTGGCTCAACTGCATCAACTGCAGTTTTGGTTGGTAACCATCTGTATGTGGCAAATGTTGGTGATTCACGGGCTGTAATATCAAAGGCAGGCAAAG CTATTGCACTCTCTGATGACCACAAACCTAACAGAAGTGATGAGCAGAAACGGATTGAGGATGCTGGAGGAATTGTTACGTGGTCTG GAACATGGAGAGTGGGTGGTATACTTGCAATGTCTCGGGCATTTGGCAATCGTTTGTTGAAGCGGTTCGTTGTTGCAGACCCTGAGATTCAG GATCAAGAAATTGATGGTGAATTGGATTTTCTAATTTTGGCTAGTGATGGGCTGTGGGATGTGGTTCCAAATGAG CATGCTGTTGCATTTGTGAAGGACGAGGATGGCCCTGAGGCTGCAGCCCGGAAGCTGACGGAGATTGCCTTTAGGCGTGGGAGCACTGACAACATTACTTGCATTGTTGTAGAATTTCGCCATGATAATATGTCTGATGGTTCTCCCCCATCAGCCAATCAAAGTTGA
- the LOC112892923 gene encoding probable protein phosphatase 2C 7 isoform X3 — translation MACDGGAKEQEGPSPASAAPAVVAAARARARARAKALRPPRPRSRKGLGVRHPLKLCRFFATAQMKANARVREAGEATLVAALAAAQKESERENVEVADISGGWKSEDGSLNCGYSSIRGRRPGMEDFYDIKSSRIDDKQINFFGVFDGETYKKTDADFLDAVAEGNIQVGSTASTAVLVGNHLYVANVGDSRAVISKAGKAIALSDDHKPNRSDEQKRIEDAGGIVTWSGTWRVGGILAMSRAFGNRLLKRFVVADPEIQDQEIDGELDFLILASDGLWDVVPNEHAVAFVKDEDGPEAAARKLTEIAFRRGSTDNITCIVVEFRHDNMSDGSPPSANQS, via the exons ATGGCGTGCGATGGCGGCGCAAAGGAGCAGGAGGGCCCGAGCCCGGCGTCTGCGGCCCCCgccgtggtggcggcggcgagggcgagggcgagggcgagggcAAAGGCGCTGCGGCCGCCGAGGCCCAGGAGCCGCAAGGGTCTCGGCGTGCGGCACCCGCTGAAGCTCTGCCGGTTCTTCGCGACGGCCCAGATGAAGGCCAATGCCAGGGTGAGGGAGGCGGGGGAGGCGACCCTGGTGGCGGCCCTTGCGGCGGCGCAAAAGGAGAGCGAGAGGGAGAACGTGGAGGTGGCCGACATATCCGGCGGGTGGAAGAG TGAGGACGGAAGTTTAAATTGTGGGTATTCAAGCATTAGAGGTAGAAGACCAGGCATGGAAGACTTCTATGACATCAAATCGTCAAGAATTGATGATAAACAAATAAACTTCTTTGGTGTATTTGACG GTGAGACCTATAAAAAAACTGATGCTGATTTCTTGGATGCTGTTGCTGAAGGAAATATTCAGGTTGGCTCAACTGCATCAACTGCAGTTTTGGTTGGTAACCATCTGTATGTGGCAAATGTTGGTGATTCACGGGCTGTAATATCAAAGGCAGGCAAAG CTATTGCACTCTCTGATGACCACAAACCTAACAGAAGTGATGAGCAGAAACGGATTGAGGATGCTGGAGGAATTGTTACGTGGTCTG GAACATGGAGAGTGGGTGGTATACTTGCAATGTCTCGGGCATTTGGCAATCGTTTGTTGAAGCGGTTCGTTGTTGCAGACCCTGAGATTCAG GATCAAGAAATTGATGGTGAATTGGATTTTCTAATTTTGGCTAGTGATGGGCTGTGGGATGTGGTTCCAAATGAG CATGCTGTTGCATTTGTGAAGGACGAGGATGGCCCTGAGGCTGCAGCCCGGAAGCTGACGGAGATTGCCTTTAGGCGTGGGAGCACTGACAACATTACTTGCATTGTTGTAGAATTTCGCCATGATAATATGTCTGATGGTTCTCCCCCATCAGCCAATCAAAGTTGA
- the LOC112892923 gene encoding probable protein phosphatase 2C 7 isoform X1, translating into MACDGGAKEQEGPSPASAAPAVVAAARARARARAKALRPPRPRSRKGLGVRHPLKLCRFFATAQMKANARVREAGEATLVAALAAAQKESERENVEVADISGGWKSEDGSLNCGYSSIRGRRPGMEDFYDIKSSRIDDKQINFFGVFDGHGGTRAAEYLKEHLFENLIKHPAFVTDTKSAISETYKKTDADFLDAVAEGNIQVGSTASTAVLVGNHLYVANVGDSRAVISKAGKAIALSDDHKPNRSDEQKRIEDAGGIVTWSGTWRVGGILAMSRAFGNRLLKRFVVADPEIQDQEIDGELDFLILASDGLWDVVPNEHAVAFVKDEDGPEAAARKLTEIAFRRGSTDNITCIVVEFRHDNMSDGSPPSANQS; encoded by the exons ATGGCGTGCGATGGCGGCGCAAAGGAGCAGGAGGGCCCGAGCCCGGCGTCTGCGGCCCCCgccgtggtggcggcggcgagggcgagggcgagggcgagggcAAAGGCGCTGCGGCCGCCGAGGCCCAGGAGCCGCAAGGGTCTCGGCGTGCGGCACCCGCTGAAGCTCTGCCGGTTCTTCGCGACGGCCCAGATGAAGGCCAATGCCAGGGTGAGGGAGGCGGGGGAGGCGACCCTGGTGGCGGCCCTTGCGGCGGCGCAAAAGGAGAGCGAGAGGGAGAACGTGGAGGTGGCCGACATATCCGGCGGGTGGAAGAG TGAGGACGGAAGTTTAAATTGTGGGTATTCAAGCATTAGAGGTAGAAGACCAGGCATGGAAGACTTCTATGACATCAAATCGTCAAGAATTGATGATAAACAAATAAACTTCTTTGGTGTATTTGACG GTCATGGAGGTACCCGTGCTGCTGAGTATTTGAAGGAGCACTTATTTGAAAACCTCATAAAACACCCAGCTTTTGTTACTGATACTAAATCTGCAATAA GTGAGACCTATAAAAAAACTGATGCTGATTTCTTGGATGCTGTTGCTGAAGGAAATATTCAGGTTGGCTCAACTGCATCAACTGCAGTTTTGGTTGGTAACCATCTGTATGTGGCAAATGTTGGTGATTCACGGGCTGTAATATCAAAGGCAGGCAAAG CTATTGCACTCTCTGATGACCACAAACCTAACAGAAGTGATGAGCAGAAACGGATTGAGGATGCTGGAGGAATTGTTACGTGGTCTG GAACATGGAGAGTGGGTGGTATACTTGCAATGTCTCGGGCATTTGGCAATCGTTTGTTGAAGCGGTTCGTTGTTGCAGACCCTGAGATTCAG GATCAAGAAATTGATGGTGAATTGGATTTTCTAATTTTGGCTAGTGATGGGCTGTGGGATGTGGTTCCAAATGAG CATGCTGTTGCATTTGTGAAGGACGAGGATGGCCCTGAGGCTGCAGCCCGGAAGCTGACGGAGATTGCCTTTAGGCGTGGGAGCACTGACAACATTACTTGCATTGTTGTAGAATTTCGCCATGATAATATGTCTGATGGTTCTCCCCCATCAGCCAATCAAAGTTGA